The Streptomyces sp. NBC_01268 genome window below encodes:
- a CDS encoding serine hydrolase domain-containing protein, producing MSAARTARTVLAATLVAGLAATALAAPAVAAAPPKPSHAATQQALDAAVAAGVPGAVAQARDGRDRWTGTAGERKGNDRFRVGSITKTFTATVLLQLQAEGRIDLDDPVEKWLPGVVAGHGHDGRKISVRQLLNHTSGIYSYTGDPAFQERVFGPGFLQHRYDTWTAKQLVDVAMAHEPEFAPGTSWSYSNTNFVLAGMVIEKVTGRPYAQAVENRIIKPLKLRATSVPGTDSRMPRPHSGAYSKLSRETTGPTYEVTALNPSIAGAAGEMISDSNDLQTFYRALLKGRLLPAAELKEMTDTVRVSPELGYGLGLMQQKLSCGKEVWGHGGGIHGSGSQALVTRDGEHSLAGNLNADWTGDSQALVEAEFCGTAPKK from the coding sequence ATGTCAGCCGCACGCACCGCCCGTACCGTCCTGGCCGCCACCCTCGTGGCCGGCCTCGCCGCCACCGCGCTCGCCGCGCCGGCCGTCGCCGCCGCGCCGCCCAAGCCCTCGCACGCCGCCACCCAGCAGGCGCTCGACGCGGCGGTGGCGGCGGGCGTGCCCGGTGCCGTCGCCCAGGCCCGCGACGGCAGGGACCGCTGGACCGGCACCGCCGGCGAGCGCAAGGGGAACGACCGCTTCAGGGTCGGCTCCATCACCAAGACCTTCACCGCGACCGTCCTGCTCCAGCTCCAGGCCGAGGGCCGGATCGACCTCGACGACCCCGTGGAGAAGTGGCTGCCCGGAGTCGTCGCCGGGCACGGGCACGACGGGCGGAAGATCAGCGTCCGGCAGCTGCTCAACCACACCAGCGGCATCTACAGCTACACCGGTGATCCGGCCTTCCAGGAGCGGGTGTTCGGGCCCGGGTTCCTCCAGCACCGGTACGACACCTGGACCGCGAAGCAGCTCGTCGACGTCGCCATGGCCCACGAGCCGGAGTTCGCGCCCGGCACCTCCTGGAGCTACTCCAACACCAACTTCGTGCTGGCCGGGATGGTGATCGAGAAGGTCACCGGCCGCCCCTACGCCCAGGCCGTCGAGAACCGCATCATCAAGCCGCTCAAGCTGCGCGCCACCAGCGTCCCCGGCACCGACTCCCGGATGCCGAGGCCGCACTCGGGCGCCTACTCGAAGCTCTCCCGCGAGACGACCGGACCGACCTACGAGGTGACCGCCCTGAACCCGAGCATCGCCGGGGCGGCGGGGGAGATGATCTCCGACTCCAACGATCTGCAGACCTTCTACCGGGCCCTGCTCAAGGGCCGGCTGCTGCCGGCGGCCGAGCTGAAGGAGATGACGGACACCGTCCGGGTCTCGCCCGAGCTGGGCTACGGCCTCGGGCTCATGCAGCAGAAGCTGAGCTGCGGCAAGGAGGTGTGGGGCCACGGCGGCGGCATCCACGGTTCCGGCTCCCAGGCCCTGGTCACCCGGGACGGCGAGCACTCCCTGGCCGGGAACCTCAACGCCGACTGGACCGGCGACAGCCAGGCGCTGGTCGAGGCCGAGTTCTGCGGGACGGCCCCGAAGAAGTAG
- a CDS encoding NUDIX hydrolase gives MQTELRVAAYAVCVRDGEILLARWVDRAGVKRWTLPGGGMDHGELPVEAVVREVEEETGYVAEATALLGIDSIRRDRRGRLGGALDWQGLRIVYEARVTGGELRNEEDGSTDLAAWHPLEAVDSLTRVELVDIGLQLWRDRPPLGHSPLHDPANG, from the coding sequence ATGCAGACCGAGTTGCGGGTGGCGGCCTACGCCGTGTGCGTGCGGGACGGGGAGATACTCCTGGCCCGCTGGGTGGACCGGGCCGGGGTGAAGCGGTGGACGCTGCCCGGGGGCGGGATGGATCACGGGGAGCTGCCCGTGGAGGCCGTCGTGCGGGAGGTCGAGGAGGAGACCGGGTACGTCGCCGAGGCGACCGCGCTGCTCGGGATCGACTCCATCCGGCGGGATCGGCGGGGCAGGCTGGGCGGGGCCCTCGACTGGCAGGGGCTGCGGATCGTCTACGAGGCGCGGGTCACCGGGGGCGAGCTGCGGAACGAGGAGGACGGGTCCACCGATCTCGCCGCCTGGCATCCGCTGGAGGCGGTGGACTCGCTCACCCGGGTCGAGCTCGTCGACATCGGGCTCCAGCTCTGGCGCGACCGGCCGCCCCTGGGGCACTCGCCGCTCCATGACCCGGCGAACGGCTGA
- a CDS encoding HPP family protein encodes MTTAPPAPAAAAPARATAPARPRPRVLLASTAVSVTALLLLVALGTVLHEPLLIPPLAASMALVAGAPDLPLAQPRSVVGGQLLSALTGFAVLAFTGPGPWGAAVAGGLALGVMSAARTPHSPAAATAVIVALQNPPFWPFLALLALAALVLVATGLAGARLTGRRYPAYWI; translated from the coding sequence ATGACCACCGCCCCGCCCGCTCCCGCCGCCGCGGCACCCGCCCGCGCCACCGCTCCCGCCCGCCCCAGGCCCCGCGTGCTCCTCGCCTCCACCGCCGTCAGCGTCACCGCGCTGCTCCTGCTCGTCGCCCTCGGCACCGTGCTCCACGAGCCGCTGCTCATCCCGCCCCTGGCCGCGAGCATGGCCCTGGTCGCGGGCGCCCCCGACCTGCCGCTCGCCCAGCCCCGCTCCGTCGTCGGCGGCCAACTCCTCTCCGCCCTCACCGGCTTCGCCGTCCTCGCGTTCACCGGCCCGGGCCCGTGGGGCGCCGCCGTCGCCGGCGGCCTCGCCCTCGGCGTCATGTCCGCCGCCCGCACCCCGCACTCCCCGGCCGCGGCGACCGCGGTGATCGTCGCCCTCCAGAACCCGCCGTTCTGGCCCTTCCTCGCGCTCCTCGCCCTCGCCGCCCTCGTCCTCGTCGCCACGGGCCTCGCCGGCGCCCGGCTCACGGGGCGGCGGTATCCCGCGTACTGGATCTGA
- a CDS encoding pyridoxamine 5'-phosphate oxidase family protein → MRAYHPGSLAVQTRVGVRDLAEHVGRSIAPGIRPVAAAFLEVQPMLVLAAAAPDGRVWASLLTGRPGFVRAVGPHAVSVAGGVPARDPLVAAVTEAGTPVGTIALDPRTRRRMRLNGTARPSVRGLLVEAEQVFANCPKYLQKRELRGYEQAPRPVAARHTRSLTPAQRRLIRTADTFFVATASPDGVDASHRGGDPGFVELVSPTELRWADYPGNAMFLTLGNLEADGRAGLLFLDWRTGTTLQLSGFAHTEYGPEGRAVRFRLDAVAETRDASPLRWSAPEYSPSNPPVTKDRP, encoded by the coding sequence ATGCGCGCCTACCACCCCGGCTCCCTCGCCGTTCAGACCCGCGTCGGCGTCCGCGACCTCGCCGAGCACGTCGGCAGATCCATCGCCCCCGGCATCCGCCCGGTCGCCGCCGCCTTCCTGGAGGTCCAGCCGATGCTCGTGCTCGCAGCCGCCGCCCCGGACGGCCGGGTCTGGGCGAGCCTGCTCACCGGCCGCCCCGGCTTCGTCCGGGCGGTCGGCCCGCACGCCGTCTCCGTCGCGGGAGGCGTCCCCGCCCGCGACCCCCTCGTGGCGGCGGTCACCGAGGCCGGCACCCCCGTCGGGACGATCGCCCTCGACCCCCGCACCCGCCGCCGGATGCGCCTCAACGGCACCGCGCGCCCCAGTGTCCGCGGGTTGCTCGTCGAGGCGGAGCAGGTCTTCGCGAACTGCCCGAAGTACCTCCAGAAGCGCGAGCTGCGCGGCTACGAGCAGGCCCCCCGCCCGGTCGCGGCGCGCCACACCCGCTCCCTCACCCCCGCCCAGCGGCGCCTGATCCGCACCGCCGACACCTTCTTCGTCGCCACCGCCTCCCCCGACGGCGTCGACGCCAGCCACCGCGGCGGCGACCCCGGCTTCGTCGAGCTCGTCTCGCCCACCGAACTGCGCTGGGCCGACTACCCCGGCAACGCCATGTTCCTCACCCTCGGCAACCTGGAGGCGGACGGCCGCGCCGGCCTGCTCTTCCTCGACTGGCGCACCGGCACCACCCTCCAGCTCTCCGGCTTCGCCCACACCGAGTACGGCCCCGAGGGCCGCGCGGTCCGCTTCCGCCTGGACGCGGTGGCGGAGACCAGGGACGCCAGCCCCCTGCGCTGGTCGGCCCCCGAGTACTCCCCGTCCAACCCGCCCGTCACGAAGGACCGCCCATGA
- a CDS encoding CGNR zinc finger domain-containing protein: MTVSDPRPLVGEPVSLDLLNTRWMADGVRQDLLTGVEGLGVWLRTNGLDGRFRTDDVTLRHTLAARDALAGLVDRPGDPDATARVDAVLGHGRIRATLTPEGPGEKAEFADPAWGPGWTAARDYLDLLRANPERIRKCAHEACILHFFDTSRNGTRRWCSMAACGNRAKASRHYARTKDN, from the coding sequence ATGACCGTTTCCGATCCGCGGCCACTCGTCGGCGAGCCCGTCTCCCTCGACCTGCTCAACACCCGCTGGATGGCGGACGGCGTACGTCAGGACCTGCTCACCGGCGTCGAGGGGCTCGGCGTCTGGCTGCGCACGAACGGGCTCGACGGGCGCTTCCGCACCGACGACGTCACCCTGCGGCACACCCTGGCCGCGCGCGACGCCCTCGCGGGCCTGGTCGACCGGCCCGGCGACCCGGACGCCACCGCCCGGGTCGACGCGGTCCTCGGGCATGGCCGGATCCGGGCCACGCTCACCCCCGAAGGGCCGGGCGAGAAAGCGGAATTCGCCGATCCCGCCTGGGGGCCCGGATGGACCGCCGCCCGCGACTACCTCGACCTGTTGCGCGCGAATCCGGAACGCATCCGCAAGTGCGCCCACGAGGCGTGCATCCTGCACTTCTTCGACACCTCGCGGAACGGCACCCGCCGCTGGTGCTCAATGGCCGCCTGTGGCAACCGGGCCAAGGCCTCGCGCCACTATGCCCGTACAAAGGACAACTAG
- a CDS encoding S8 family serine peptidase → MTTPETQSSIPGRSTSGTRRAARIAAAAGLVTALVAAGAAPVLAADDPAAGTSPVKTAGPADKLGATDAQRLSEAEASGQANVTVLVATAPGATEQVADQLDAVPGASVGKQDDKLGYVRATLPTGKADAAIKAATKLSSVQSVDLQAEIKQDDPTPDAGTTGAVDGTTVTRTYPAPGKSTPAKNPYNPSHETGAVDFVKEHPKADGRGVTIGILDSGVDLGHPALQKTTTGERKIVDWVTATDPLTESDGTWRAQITPVTGAAFTAGGQSWKAPEGSYQWSRFSESVTAGGDPKGDINRDGDTTDRFGLLYDPVAGTVRVDTDQDGDFTNNEPMKPYKDGYQVGYFGTDDPATEVVEKTPFVVQIRKDVPMDPLGGTWVGKKADFVNVGLVESSHGTHVAGITAANGLFGGRMNGAAPGAKIVSARACTWTGGCTNTALTEGMIDLVANRGVDIVNMSIGGLPLQNDGDNVRARLYTRLIDTYGVQLVISAGNEGPGINTIGDPGLADKVLSVGAAVSKETWAANYGSAVEKKYAMFPFSSRGPREDGGFTPTITAPGSAVNTIPTWQPGAGVAESGYALPAGYGMLNGTSMSSPQAAGASALLISAAKQKHIALSPLTLRTALTSTAKRIPGVAAHEQGAGLIDIEDAWESIKDGATAHDYKVEAPVDTAIFPAPHTGTGVYDRQGGLKVGQKKVYDVTITRTSGPDRPIEHELDLKYDDGTFRILGDDEIDLPLNKPVTVRLQARPTSAGVHSVILEADDERTEGVDKQILATSIVSADLVGPGYGFSATSTTQRNSSKSYFVTVPKGAKTLEVSLSGLKEKSQTRFITQHPYGVALEDNATNQCYPHYNPDNTCRPDLRSYANPLPGVWEIIVESRRTSPDLDNPFKLNVTVLGASFDPAVQTVPEAKVGTPAAVQWKVSNEFAALDGRLKGGSLGSQKSEKATIQHHEQQIKTVTIGEGVERLDIAIGNTSDLSADLDLTVKLGDTQVGQSADGDSEESVSLVKPAPGTYTVIIDGYSVQAAGGTSYDYEDVYYSSALGSVKVDESKPVQLANGASAQVAAEVVVNAAAPEGRRFFGEVQLLNARGTAAGTGSVVIGNVVP, encoded by the coding sequence ATGACCACCCCCGAAACGCAGAGCTCCATACCCGGGCGCTCCACCTCCGGGACCAGACGCGCGGCCCGCATCGCGGCCGCCGCCGGCCTCGTGACCGCGCTCGTCGCGGCCGGTGCCGCCCCGGTCCTGGCCGCCGACGACCCGGCGGCCGGCACCTCCCCGGTGAAGACCGCCGGGCCCGCCGACAAGCTGGGCGCCACCGACGCCCAGCGCCTCTCCGAGGCCGAGGCCTCCGGCCAGGCCAACGTCACCGTCCTCGTCGCCACCGCCCCGGGCGCCACCGAGCAGGTCGCGGACCAGCTCGACGCCGTCCCCGGCGCCTCCGTCGGCAAGCAGGACGACAAGCTGGGCTACGTCCGCGCCACCCTGCCGACCGGCAAGGCCGACGCCGCGATCAAGGCCGCCACCAAGCTGTCCTCCGTCCAGTCGGTGGACCTCCAGGCGGAGATCAAGCAGGACGACCCGACCCCGGACGCGGGCACCACGGGCGCCGTCGACGGCACCACCGTCACGCGCACCTACCCGGCCCCCGGCAAGAGCACCCCGGCGAAGAACCCGTACAACCCGTCCCACGAGACCGGTGCGGTGGACTTCGTCAAGGAGCACCCGAAGGCCGACGGCCGCGGCGTGACCATCGGCATCCTCGACTCCGGTGTCGACCTCGGCCACCCGGCCCTGCAGAAGACCACCACCGGCGAGCGCAAGATCGTCGACTGGGTCACCGCCACCGACCCGCTCACCGAGAGCGACGGCACCTGGCGCGCCCAGATCACCCCGGTCACGGGCGCCGCGTTCACCGCCGGCGGCCAGAGCTGGAAGGCCCCCGAGGGCTCGTACCAGTGGAGCCGCTTCAGCGAGTCGGTCACCGCGGGCGGCGACCCCAAGGGCGACATCAACCGGGACGGCGACACCACCGACCGCTTCGGTCTGCTGTACGACCCGGTCGCCGGCACCGTGCGCGTGGACACCGACCAGGACGGTGACTTCACGAACAACGAGCCGATGAAGCCGTACAAGGACGGCTACCAGGTCGGCTACTTCGGTACCGACGACCCGGCCACCGAGGTCGTCGAGAAGACCCCGTTCGTCGTGCAGATCCGCAAGGACGTGCCGATGGACCCGCTGGGCGGCACCTGGGTCGGCAAGAAGGCCGACTTCGTCAACGTCGGTCTCGTCGAGTCCTCGCACGGCACCCACGTCGCCGGCATCACCGCCGCCAACGGCCTCTTCGGCGGCCGGATGAACGGCGCCGCCCCCGGCGCGAAGATCGTCTCCGCCCGTGCCTGCACCTGGACCGGCGGCTGCACCAACACCGCGCTGACCGAGGGCATGATCGACCTCGTCGCCAACCGCGGCGTCGACATCGTCAACATGTCGATCGGCGGCCTGCCGCTGCAGAACGACGGCGACAACGTCCGCGCCCGCCTCTACACGCGTCTCATCGACACGTACGGCGTGCAGCTGGTCATCTCGGCCGGCAACGAGGGCCCCGGCATCAACACGATCGGCGACCCCGGCCTGGCCGACAAGGTCCTGTCGGTCGGCGCGGCCGTCTCCAAGGAGACCTGGGCCGCCAACTACGGCTCCGCCGTCGAGAAGAAGTACGCCATGTTCCCCTTCTCCTCGCGCGGCCCGCGTGAGGACGGCGGCTTCACCCCGACCATCACCGCCCCCGGCTCGGCCGTGAACACCATCCCGACCTGGCAGCCCGGCGCGGGCGTCGCCGAGTCCGGCTACGCGCTGCCCGCCGGCTACGGCATGCTCAACGGCACCTCGATGTCCTCGCCGCAGGCGGCGGGCGCGAGCGCGCTGCTGATCTCCGCGGCCAAGCAGAAGCACATCGCGCTCTCCCCGCTCACCCTGCGCACCGCGCTCACCTCGACCGCGAAGCGGATCCCGGGTGTCGCGGCCCACGAGCAGGGCGCCGGCCTCATCGACATCGAGGACGCCTGGGAGTCGATCAAGGACGGTGCCACCGCCCACGACTACAAGGTCGAGGCCCCGGTCGACACCGCGATCTTCCCGGCCCCGCACACCGGCACCGGTGTGTACGACCGCCAGGGCGGCCTCAAGGTCGGCCAGAAGAAGGTCTACGACGTCACCATCACGCGCACGAGCGGCCCGGACCGGCCGATCGAGCACGAGCTGGACCTGAAGTACGACGACGGCACCTTCCGCATCCTCGGCGACGACGAGATCGACCTGCCGCTGAACAAGCCGGTCACCGTCAGGCTGCAGGCCCGTCCGACCTCCGCCGGCGTGCACAGCGTCATCCTGGAGGCCGACGACGAGCGCACCGAGGGCGTCGACAAGCAGATCCTCGCCACCTCGATCGTCTCCGCCGACCTGGTCGGCCCGGGCTACGGCTTCTCCGCCACGAGCACGACGCAGCGCAACAGCAGCAAGTCGTACTTCGTGACCGTGCCGAAGGGCGCCAAGACCCTCGAGGTCTCCCTGAGCGGGCTGAAGGAGAAGAGCCAGACCCGGTTCATCACCCAGCACCCGTACGGCGTCGCCCTCGAGGACAACGCGACGAACCAGTGCTACCCGCACTACAACCCGGACAACACCTGCCGTCCGGACCTGCGCTCCTACGCCAACCCGCTCCCGGGCGTGTGGGAGATCATCGTCGAGTCCCGCCGTACGTCGCCGGACCTGGACAACCCGTTCAAGCTGAACGTCACGGTGCTCGGCGCCTCCTTCGACCCGGCCGTCCAGACGGTCCCCGAGGCGAAGGTCGGCACCCCCGCCGCCGTGCAGTGGAAGGTCTCGAACGAGTTCGCGGCCCTCGACGGACGCCTGAAGGGCGGCTCGCTCGGCTCGCAGAAGTCCGAGAAGGCGACCATCCAGCACCACGAGCAGCAGATCAAGACCGTCACCATCGGTGAGGGCGTCGAGCGCCTCGACATCGCCATCGGCAACACCTCCGACCTGTCGGCCGACCTCGACCTCACGGTCAAGCTGGGCGACACCCAGGTCGGCCAGTCCGCCGACGGCGACTCCGAGGAGTCCGTCAGCCTGGTCAAGCCCGCCCCCGGCACCTACACCGTCATCATCGACGGCTACTCGGTGCAGGCGGCCGGCGGCACCAGCTACGACTACGAGGACGTGTACTACTCGTCCGCGCTCGGCTCCGTGAAGGTCGACGAGTCGAAGCCGGTCCAGCTGGCCAACGGCGCGTCCGCCCAGGTCGCCGCCGAGGTCGTGGTCAACGCCGCGGCTCCCGAGGGCCGCCGGTTCTTCGGCGAGGTCCAGCTGCTGAACGCCCGCGGCACCGCCGCCGGCACCGGCAGCGTGGTGATCGGGAACGTCGTCCCGTAA
- a CDS encoding aspartate-semialdehyde dehydrogenase, with protein sequence MKVGIVGATGQVGTVMRRILAERNFPLDELRLFASARSAGTVLDGVTVEDAATADYTGLDIVLFSAGGATSKALAEKVASQGAVVIDNSSAWRKDPEVPLVVSEVNPHAIKDRPKGIIANPNCTTMAAMPVLKPLHQEAGLVALVATTYQAVSGSGVAGVAELDGQVKAVAEGAAALTHDGGAVAFPEPGVYKRPIAFNVLPLAGALVDDGSFETDEEQKLRNESRKILEIPELKVSGTCVRVPVFSGHSLQVNVRFERPISVERAYALLEDAEGVELSEIPTPLQAAGKDASFVGRIRVDETVDHGLALFVSNDNLRKGAALNAVQIAELVAAELKG encoded by the coding sequence GTGAAGGTCGGAATCGTCGGAGCCACCGGTCAGGTCGGCACAGTCATGCGCAGGATCCTGGCCGAGCGCAACTTCCCGCTCGACGAGCTGCGACTCTTCGCCTCCGCCCGCTCCGCCGGCACCGTCCTGGACGGTGTCACCGTCGAGGACGCCGCCACGGCCGACTACACCGGCCTGGACATCGTGCTCTTCTCCGCGGGCGGCGCCACCTCCAAGGCCCTCGCCGAGAAGGTCGCCTCCCAGGGCGCCGTCGTGATCGACAACTCCTCCGCCTGGCGCAAGGACCCCGAGGTCCCGCTGGTCGTGTCCGAGGTCAACCCGCACGCGATCAAGGACCGCCCCAAGGGCATCATCGCCAACCCGAACTGCACCACGATGGCCGCCATGCCGGTCCTCAAGCCGCTCCACCAGGAGGCCGGCCTGGTCGCGCTGGTCGCCACCACCTACCAGGCCGTGTCCGGCTCCGGCGTGGCCGGTGTCGCCGAGCTGGACGGCCAGGTCAAGGCCGTCGCCGAGGGTGCCGCCGCGCTGACCCACGACGGCGGGGCCGTCGCCTTCCCCGAGCCGGGCGTCTACAAGCGTCCGATCGCCTTCAACGTGCTGCCGCTGGCCGGCGCCCTCGTCGACGACGGCTCCTTCGAGACCGACGAGGAGCAGAAGCTCCGCAACGAGTCCCGCAAGATCCTGGAGATCCCGGAGCTCAAGGTCTCCGGCACCTGCGTGCGCGTCCCGGTCTTCTCCGGCCACTCGCTCCAGGTCAACGTCCGCTTCGAGCGCCCGATCAGCGTCGAGCGCGCCTACGCGCTGCTCGAGGACGCCGAGGGCGTCGAGCTCTCCGAGATCCCCACCCCGCTCCAGGCCGCCGGCAAGGACGCCTCCTTCGTCGGCCGCATCCGCGTCGACGAGACCGTCGACCACGGCCTCGCGCTCTTCGTCTCCAACGACAACCTGCGCAAGGGCGCCGCCCTGAACGCGGTGCAGATCGCGGAGCTGGTCGCGGCCGAGCTCAAGGGCTGA
- the pepN gene encoding aminopeptidase N, which yields MPGTNLTREEAAQRAKLLSVDAYEVDLDLTGAQEGGTYRSVTTVRFDSAEAGAETFIDLVAPAVHEVVLNGHALDVAAVFRDSRIALPHLAQGRNELKVVADCAYTNTGEGLHRFVDPVDGQAYLYTQFEVPDARRVFASFEQPDLKATFQFTVKAPSGWSVISNSPTPEPKDDVWVFEPTPRISTYITALIVGPYHSVHSSYEGPDGQVVPLGIYCRPSLAEFLDADHIFDVTRQGFGWFQEKFAYDYPFAKYDQLFVPEFNAGAMENAGAVTIRDQYVFRSKVTDAAYERRAETILHELAHMWFGDLVTMEWWNDLWLNESFATYTSVACQASVEGTRWPNAWTTFANAEKTWAYRQDQLPSTHPIMADINDLEDVLVNFDGITYAKGASVLKQLVAYVGQDEFFKGVQAYFKAHAFGNTRLTDLLGALEETSGRDLKAWSKAWLETAGINVLRPEIETDENGSITSFAVRQTAPALPAGAKGEAVLRPHRIAIGFYDLDAAGKLVRTERVELDIEAAELTAVPQLVGKSRPSVVLLNDDDLSYAKVRLDEVSLKNVTAHLGDFTESLPRALCWASAWDMTRDGELATRDYLDLVLSGIAKETDIGVVQSLQGQVKAALDLYAAPEWRAEGLSRWGAFAQEQLRAAAPGSDHQLAWARAFAATAREDAELDVLAGLLAGDVTIDGLAVDTELRWAFVQRLAATGRFDEPEIAAELERDRTAAGERHAATARAARPTQAAKAEAWAQVVESDTLANAVQEAVIGGFVQADQRELIAPYTAKYFAAIKGVSETRSHEIVQQIVVGLYPSLQVSQATLDATDAWIAANDPAPALRRMVTESRAGVERALKAQAADAAAA from the coding sequence GTGCCTGGCACAAACCTGACCCGTGAAGAGGCGGCGCAGCGGGCGAAGCTGCTGTCCGTGGACGCGTATGAGGTCGACCTCGACCTCACCGGTGCGCAGGAGGGCGGCACCTACCGGTCCGTCACCACCGTCCGCTTCGATTCCGCCGAGGCCGGGGCCGAGACCTTCATCGATCTCGTCGCCCCCGCCGTCCACGAGGTCGTGCTCAACGGGCACGCCCTCGACGTCGCAGCCGTCTTCCGGGACTCCCGGATCGCGCTCCCCCACCTCGCACAGGGGCGCAACGAGCTGAAGGTCGTCGCCGACTGCGCGTACACCAACACCGGTGAGGGCCTGCACCGGTTCGTCGACCCCGTCGACGGCCAGGCCTACCTCTACACGCAGTTCGAGGTGCCGGACGCCCGCCGCGTCTTCGCCTCGTTCGAGCAGCCCGACCTCAAGGCGACCTTCCAGTTCACGGTGAAGGCCCCCTCCGGCTGGTCGGTCATCTCCAACTCCCCCACGCCGGAGCCCAAGGACGACGTGTGGGTGTTCGAGCCGACCCCGCGCATCTCCACGTACATCACCGCGCTGATCGTCGGCCCGTACCACTCGGTGCACTCCTCGTACGAGGGTCCCGACGGCCAGGTCGTGCCGCTGGGCATCTACTGCCGCCCGTCGCTCGCGGAGTTCCTCGACGCGGACCACATCTTCGACGTGACCCGCCAGGGCTTCGGCTGGTTCCAGGAGAAGTTCGCGTACGACTACCCGTTCGCCAAGTACGACCAGCTGTTCGTGCCGGAGTTCAACGCGGGCGCGATGGAGAACGCGGGCGCGGTCACCATCCGCGACCAGTACGTCTTCCGCTCGAAGGTCACGGACGCCGCGTACGAGCGTCGCGCCGAGACCATCCTGCACGAGCTCGCCCACATGTGGTTCGGCGACCTCGTCACCATGGAGTGGTGGAACGACCTGTGGCTGAACGAGTCGTTCGCCACCTACACCTCGGTCGCCTGCCAGGCCTCCGTCGAGGGCACCCGCTGGCCCAACGCCTGGACCACCTTCGCCAACGCGGAGAAGACCTGGGCCTACCGCCAGGACCAGCTGCCGTCGACGCACCCGATCATGGCGGACATCAACGACCTGGAGGACGTGCTCGTCAACTTCGACGGGATCACGTACGCCAAGGGCGCCTCCGTCCTGAAGCAGCTCGTCGCCTACGTCGGCCAGGACGAGTTCTTCAAGGGCGTGCAGGCCTACTTCAAGGCCCACGCCTTCGGCAACACGCGCCTGACGGACCTGCTGGGCGCCCTGGAGGAGACCTCCGGCCGTGACCTGAAGGCCTGGTCGAAGGCGTGGCTGGAGACCGCCGGCATCAACGTGCTGCGGCCCGAGATCGAGACCGACGAGAACGGCTCCATCACCTCCTTCGCCGTCCGCCAGACCGCCCCGGCGCTGCCGGCCGGCGCCAAGGGCGAGGCCGTCCTGCGCCCGCACCGGATCGCCATCGGCTTCTACGACCTGGACGCGGCCGGCAAGCTGGTCCGCACCGAGCGGGTCGAGCTGGACATCGAGGCGGCCGAGCTGACCGCCGTGCCGCAGCTCGTCGGCAAGAGCCGTCCGTCGGTCGTGCTGCTCAACGACGACGACCTGTCGTACGCCAAGGTCCGCCTCGACGAGGTGTCCCTCAAGAACGTCACCGCGCACCTGGGCGACTTCACCGAGTCCCTGCCGCGGGCGCTGTGCTGGGCCTCGGCCTGGGACATGACCCGCGACGGCGAGCTGGCCACCCGCGACTACCTGGACCTGGTGCTCTCGGGCATCGCCAAGGAGACCGACATCGGCGTGGTCCAGTCGCTCCAGGGCCAGGTCAAGGCGGCCCTGGACCTGTACGCGGCGCCGGAGTGGCGCGCCGAGGGCCTGTCCCGCTGGGGCGCCTTCGCGCAGGAGCAGCTGCGGGCCGCGGCGCCGGGCAGCGACCACCAGCTGGCCTGGGCGCGGGCCTTCGCGGCCACCGCCCGCGAGGACGCCGAGCTCGACGTGCTCGCCGGTCTGCTCGCGGGTGACGTGACGATCGACGGTCTCGCCGTCGACACCGAGCTGCGCTGGGCGTTCGTGCAGCGGCTCGCGGCGACCGGCCGGTTCGACGAGCCGGAGATCGCGGCGGAGCTGGAGCGCGACCGGACCGCCGCGGGCGAGCGCCACGCGGCGACGGCCCGCGCGGCCCGTCCGACCCAGGCGGCGAAGGCCGAGGCGTGGGCCCAGGTCGTCGAGTCCGACACCCTGGCGAACGCGGTGCAGGAGGCCGTGATCGGCGGCTTCGTGCAGGCCGACCAGCGCGAGCTGATCGCCCCGTACACGGCGAAGTACTTCGCCGCGATCAAGGGCGTCTCGGAGACGCGCAGCCACGAGATCGTGCAGCAGATCGTGGTCGGTCTCTACCCGTCGCTCCAGGTCTCGCAGGCCACCCTGGACGCCACGGACGCGTGGATCGCCGCCAACGACCCGGCGCCGGCGCTCCGCCGCATGGTGACGGAGTCCCGCGCGGGCGTCGAGCGGGCGCTGAAGGCGCAGGCGGCGGACGCGGCCGCCGCCTGA